The stretch of DNA GAATACGGTTTGGAGATATGCGCTTCTTCAACCTTTTGCATGAGTTGTTGCACACTTACCTTCATATTGCTTTCATCGGTCATTCCAGACCCATCTGACATGTTACTATGATGAGCGTGAGCATCGTTTGATGAAGGAGCTTCATTTTTACGAGTAGCCCAAGGAACTTCACTCAGATCAGAAGTAGGCGGCTGCTGTTTTAAGGTAGGAATGCCGATTGACGGATTTTCCTGAGCAGCAGAATAAATGAAATTTCCCATAAATGCTGACCAAGGCAACCCTGTAAAGATAATTACAATCATTGGGATGACAATCACTGACCCAAGCAATGAGTGCCATTTTTTATTTATATGCCTATTCGTCGGATTTTGTTTTTTCTTCAATGCCTTCCCTTTAATTGTCATGTAAACACCTGAAAGTAGAAGGAATATAGCCCAACATGCTGCCAATTCTACTAAATAGTTAACGAACGCCCCACCAACCAATAGAGAACTATGAATGTTACGCATAATATTCGAGAACGTTTTTTCAGCATTTTGACTGCCAACGATTTGGTAGTTGTCATCTAAAAACACATATTTCTGCTCGCCATTTTCATCCGACATTGTTAAACGCGTGTTATAAGAACCATCTAAAACAATAACTTTCGATACAGAAAATCCTTTATGTAGATTTTCAGCATTGGAAATCCCTTGGTCAATTGTTAATTCTTCTGTTTTCTCACTTGTGCCAAAGAAGAAATCATCATACAGCTGATTTTCAACATTGGTAAAGAATAAATAGCCAATACCACTAAGTGTTAATGTAAGCAATAAGGGTGTAATAAATAACGCCGCATAAAAATGCCATCGCAAAAAACGATTATAATTTCCTTTTTTCACTTTTATCTTATCCTCCAATTTTGTAGAAAATGAGCAACATCATTAGTTTATTGGATAAAAGTGAAGTTTGAGTGAAATATGGGACCAATAAGTAACATTCAAGAAAATGACCTTAGAATTCCAATTCCAAGGTCACTTTGATTTTTATGAAATTCTGCCTATATCAGGATGATGTGAGCACAGGTAATACAATAACTACGGATGTTCCAAGTCTTGAATCACTTTCTATCGAAAACAATCCATCATGCAATCTGACAATTTCTTTGACAATGGAAATACCAAGACCTGTCCCTCCTGTGGATCTACTTCGTGCCTTGTCGGTTCTGAAAAATCGTTCTCCAACATGTTGGAGGTCTTTAGTGGATATTTCGGTCCCTTGATTAGTAATTTTAAAACGAAGTATTTCCTTTTCTTCCGTCAGAATTACTGAGATAATTCCATACTCATGTGAATACTTAATTGCATTATCTAGCAGATTATAAAAGATTTGCTGGATTCTCTTGGGGTCTCCATTGCCAATTACCTCTTCCTGAATATCCATTTTTAACTGTATGTTTTTTTCATTCATGTGAATTTGAAATAAATCAAGCGTATCAAAAAATAACTGCGCCATTGCAATTGGTTCCTTATTAAGTAGATACATGTTTTCTTGAAGATGATCGAGGTCTACTAAATCATGGATCAATTTAATTAAACGACCTGTTTCTTTTTCGATGGTCAACAAATAATGCTGAGCTTCTTCTGGTGAGGAAAAGATTTGCTCCTTCAACACTTGCGTGTAACCGCCAATATACGTTAAAGGCGTGCGTAATTCATGTACAACATTTGATAAAAAATCCTTTTTTCGAACTTCTTGTTCTTCAAGAGATGAACTCATCCGATTAAATGCATT from Paenisporosarcina sp. FSL H8-0542 encodes:
- a CDS encoding PepSY domain-containing protein — encoded protein: MKKGNYNRFLRWHFYAALFITPLLLTLTLSGIGYLFFTNVENQLYDDFFFGTSEKTEELTIDQGISNAENLHKGFSVSKVIVLDGSYNTRLTMSDENGEQKYVFLDDNYQIVGSQNAEKTFSNIMRNIHSSLLVGGAFVNYLVELAACWAIFLLLSGVYMTIKGKALKKKQNPTNRHINKKWHSLLGSVIVIPMIVIIFTGLPWSAFMGNFIYSAAQENPSIGIPTLKQQPPTSDLSEVPWATRKNEAPSSNDAHAHHSNMSDGSGMTDESNMKVSVQQLMQKVEEAHISKPYSIVYPMSEDGVFTVSKGSNTGVTGLDVHPNDEMTTYFDQYSGKLISEVNYDDYGILTKWFTWGIPLHEGHLFGWPNKLINLVVCLAFVFVIIWGFKTWLSRKKAGQFSAPTRVASGVPIGFIALLIVLGIIMPLFGISLIFVVCIEGIMYLTKKQKTTS
- a CDS encoding ATP-binding protein, encoding MRKIAMTLSQKVLLLISLCIVFVLLFSFFFLHFLYKDLYITSVKESVIYQGERTAAHYHYGSLSDEIIEKIQWYNIVSEYEVIVVDDLEELSTYFPYKLNYEALVNEEDKELLQQGRYVIKDGYVEELNREIVGAVFPILAEKKLIGFIYIYVPLADLQEVFQGSIPILILVGSLFFIVLFIAVNRIHHSLFQPLTDIQKLALEVSNGNYSYRLNFLHDDEIGKLANAFNRMSSSLEEQEVRKKDFLSNVVHELRTPLTYIGGYTQVLKEQIFSSPEEAQHYLLTIEKETGRLIKLIHDLVDLDHLQENMYLLNKEPIAMAQLFFDTLDLFQIHMNEKNIQLKMDIQEEVIGNGDPKRIQQIFYNLLDNAIKYSHEYGIISVILTEEKEILRFKITNQGTEISTKDLQHVGERFFRTDKARSRSTGGTGLGISIVKEIVRLHDGLFSIESDSRLGTSVVIVLPVLTSS